A region of Necator americanus strain Aroian chromosome I, whole genome shotgun sequence DNA encodes the following proteins:
- a CDS encoding hypothetical protein (NECATOR_CHRI.G2614.T1) has product MTSSPKYSRVKTTSNHDIKHSAVAQGAAVEAVRWKQRLKSRWDHRELQQRIVQLKIHRCCVSADISGLLL; this is encoded by the exons ATGACCAGTTCCCCgaaatatagtagggtcaaaacaacatcaaatcACGACAtcaagcacagtgcagttgcacaGGGagctgcggtcgaagcggtgcggtggaaacaacggttgaaatcgaggtgggaccatcgcgagctgCAGCAGAG GATAGTCCAGTTAAAAATTCATCGGTGCTGTGTTTCTGCTGATATTTCTGGATTGCTATTGTAA